The Candidatus Saccharibacteria bacterium sequence GTCATCGAACCGGTGAGGGGATTGGTTCCGTCCAGGACTCGCGTACCGCCGCTGCCGAGGGCGATCTGGTTGAGCCGGAACGGCTCCGCCGGATTGCCACCGAACAGGCGGACCACCAGGTCGAACAGCGCCAGGCGTTCGGCCTCTGTGCGGATAGTCGTTGCACCGGCGACGTTGAGGTTGCCCTCGACGCCCTTCATGGTACGAAGGACGACCGGAGCGGGAACCTCCTCGTTCACGTCGCTGACCACCAGGGCCACGTTGCGGCCGCTGACACTCGAAACGAGCCGAGTGTCCCGGGCCTCGCCCGGGACAAAGAACTCGTCGTAGCGAATAGTCATCGCTTTCTCCACTTCACTTAGGGCGCAAAGCCCATTTGACGGACGACGGTCACGAGCTCGCGCTTGCTGCACGAGACCACGTGAGGATACGTACTGCGGAAGTCCCGATCGTTCGCCAACTCGGTGGCAGTCCGACCAGAATCTTCCACGAGGAGCAGCTGCCACGGACTGTCACCCGGGGGGAGTGCAGCCACGTGCAGGCATTCGTTGCGCGTCACTCTTCCTCCATTGAAGGCAAGGTGAAGCGACGAATACTGCGCCTCGTTTCGAAGCAGTTCCATGTAGTCGATCGACACTCGCCATTCGTCGTCCCACGTCAGTCCCGGCCTGTCGGTCGAGAACTGAAGCAGAAGACAAACTGGACAGCGTCCATCGACCACCGTGTACGAGCCGTGCCCTGGCGTGTTACTCACCATCATAAACCCGCCGTAAAGCGACAGGTCACCGATAGTAGGAACAATGCCGATGGTTCGGGCAGGCGCGCCCATAGCCGAGAGTTGCATGAGTGTATCCATGACCCCCGGCCGGGGCGTAATGTGTCCGAAACCGTGGTCAGGGCAGTGAACTCGGTGTTCGTCGCACGCCAGACATAGGCCTGGCGTTGGACGGTTGATGGTCATGGTGGCGCCAGCAATCACTGCGGCGTCACATGCTGATCCTCCTAGCGCATTGGCGAGAAGAAGACCAACGCCGTCACCTTCGGTTTCGCTCATAAGAGCGGCCCCTCCGGTAACGCGCACAATGCACTCTCGCCGGGACGCGGCAAGCCGTACAAGGTCGCGACGAGACAGGGCACTGCGCCCTGGATCGCTAAGCGACGCGTGGCGAAGTGCAGTGCCGGGCAGCTTTCGCGGAGCCACGTATTTCACCTCCTCAATCACAGACACACGCATGCGTCTAATGTACAAACAACTACCGGCGGGTTACCGGTAGCGTACTAGTGTTTTTTATCATATTACTCTTATTTTGTCTAGACAGTCCAGCCGACAGAAGCCACCTAAAGCCACCTTCGGGTCGATTGTTTATACTGCAAGTACTTGTTGCCAAACACTTTTTCAAGCTCTCGTTCTTCGTGCGGAATAACAACAAAGTTTAGCACCAAAAAATAAATAGCTGGTCCGATAAACGAAACCGGCGAACCAGCAAAAGTAGCCACGCCGACAACGAATAGAAGCTCAACCAGGTAAAGCGGGTTGCGGCTCAAACGAAAATACTTGTCTGTAATAAGTAATTTGGAAGTTTTGACCACATCGGTCGAGCCGCCACGCCGTATCATGAACGCGAGAATTGCCATGCTAAGGCCTAAACTCCCAACGATAAGGACCGCGCCTACGACAGAACTGACCGTAGCAGCCGACAGCTGAGTATCGGGAAATAACTTGCCCAAAAGAAGAGCGATGATTATTGATGCAAAAAGCGTAAGGTCGGGAAGTGTATTTAGCGGTTTATTTTTCATAATATAAGCTGCGATGTATCCCTTGATAGTACTCATTAATCATGTCGTTAGTATACCAAAATATACCAGCATAATCGGTATTGTGCAAAGTTCTGCACTGTGCAATTATAACTACGACGTAGAAGGAGACGTTGAATGGCCATTATATTATCTCTTAGAGGCAAAACAGCAATTGTAACAGGTGGCGCAAACGGCATTGGGCGAGCTACCGCCGAACAACTCGCGCAAGCAGAGGCCACTGTAATTATTTTTGACATCGATGATGAGGCCGGACAAATGGTCGCCGCACAGGGCACAAACATCCACTTCATACATTGCGATATGGGCAATAAACAAGATATCGACCGCGCATATCACGAGGCCATCGATTCCAATAAAAAGATCGACATACTTATAAATAATGTTGGCATCGAAGTACTTGACGGCCATATCATGGAGATGTCTGAACAGGGTATTGCAAACATGGAACAGGTAAACGTGCAGGGGCCGTTCCATCTTACCCGACGTATAATGAACCATATGCAGAAACATGGCGGCTGTATTACGTTTGTAGCATCTACACAGGCACTTATCGTAGAAGGAGCGCCTAGTGTCTACAATATACAGAAAAACACCATTCTTGGCATGGTCAAGGCTTTTGCTGTGGCTGGGGGTCCGTTTGGGATTCGTGTTAATGCAGTATCACCGGGCGCCATAGCTACAGAGGGCATGGGATCGGCGGAGTCGGCTGGCGAAGAGCGAATCCGCGCCATCAACCACAACACGCCTCTCGGCAGGAGGGGACGTCCAGAAGAAGTAGCGCACGAAATCATCAACCTCTGTTTTGCTAAGTATACAACTGGCGACAACCGCCTAGTCGACGGTGGCTTCAGTAAGGTCGCCCTACCGGTTGAGCTTAGACCGTCAAAGCGAAGCGTACTTAACGACCCTGATGCAGCATTTTTCAATCACATCAGCCGAGAATGAGGAGCGTAACACAACCTCAGCCTTACGCAGTCTGGCGCTGAAACAACATGCGCGCAATCGCATACATAACGGCAGTGATACCCAGACACCAAATAGCAGTAATCCATGCGTGGTCTCCTACAGTGCCGTTCAAAAGAAGCGCACGGATTGCCTCGACAGCGTGATTGATAGGCTGTTCGCGGGCAAAACCCTCAAGCCAGTCTGGCAATGTCGAAATAAGCACGAAGCTGCTGCTAAGGTAGGGGAATAGCATCGTTGTAAACATAAACGATCCGGCCGCTTCGATGTTTTTTACAAACAAGCCAAATGCCGCTGCCGCCCACGTTAAGGCCAACATTAACAGCCAAAGAATTCCAAAAACGCCTAGCCAATCAGCAAAATCTGCAGTGGGCCGAAAACCAAGGGCAATCGCCAAAAGGGAAACGACAATCATGGCAAATGTATTGCGTATCATACTTGCAACAACATGCCCTGTTAAAACAGATGAGCTATTGATTGGCATCGAACGAAAGCGATCGATAATTCCTTTCATATTGTCATCGCACACACTAACGGCCGTGCCCGCCGTGCCAAAACTCAGGCACACCATAAAAACGCCAGGAACAACGTAGTTTATATATTCAGTACCCGTGTTGATTGCGCCACCAAAAATCGTGGTAAAAAGAACGAGGAGCATGACAGGAAGAATTATTGACATCGCCAATGCATCGACACTACGAAGATCGTGCTTAATCGATCGCTTTATCATTGTCCAAGAATTTCGCGTACCTTTAAATAGCTTCGTTTTCATGGCTGTCATCCTTCTTTTTATCGTTGTTGCCAGTAAGAGCAAAAAATACTTCGTCGAGCGATGGCGCGTGAAATGTCATGTCGCTAGGGTTTGATCCGGCGGCATGCAAGGTGTCCATCACTTTTTTAGTGTGAGCAACACTACCGTCGGTCTTAATACTAACCGTCACTCCGCCTTTTTTCGACAATACATCGCCAGGCTTGAACAAGCTAGCTGCCACTTCGGCCTCTTTTTGGGTTGCAAATGTCAGTTGCAGCGAGCGATCCCCAACGCGACGCTTTAGCTCTTCGGGCGTACCCTCGGCAACCACAACACCATCATCAATAACGATAATCGTATCAGCAAGTTGATCGGCCTCTTCCAGGTATTGCGTCGTCAAAAAGATAGTCACGCCTTTTTTGCGAAGCCCACCAATAATCTCCCACATTGCGCGGCGACTTCTAGGGTCGAGACCCGTCGTAGGTTCGTCTAAAAAGATTATCTCGGGCGAGTTAATAAGGCTCATCGCTAGGTCGAGCTTACGACGCATGCCGCCAGAATACGTACCAGATATTTTATCTGCATCATCCAGCAGATCAAACTGCGCGAGGAGCTGCTGAGTGCGCTCTTTCGTCTCTTTTTTATTAATACCGCACAGCTCGCCAATCATGGACATGTTTTCACGACCCGTCAGTTTTTCGTCGACTGCCGCATATTGGCCCGTAAGGCTGATCTTTGATCGAATAGCGCCAACTTCCAGGGCAAGTGCGTGACCTGCCACATACACTTCGCCGCTATCAAGCTTCGTGAGCGTGCTAAGTATCCGCACGGCTGTCGTTTTTCCGGCACCGTTTGGTCCAAGGACCGCAAAGACCGATCCTTTTTTAACGCGCAAATTAATGTCTTTTAGTATCGTTCGTTTGCCGTAGAATTTTGTTATGCCTTTGGCTTCGATTGCCAATTCACCGTTCATTTTTTGTCTCCTTTTTTCACAATCATAAGCGCCGTTTCTACAAGGTTATTACTAAATCGTTCCAGATCGGCGTTGGGTCGCAGTGGCAAAAGTGCCAAAAAGTTATCGCGCGCGGCATCAATAATAAGCGCGGCATGTTCTACGTCGAACTCGCCAAATTCGCCGCTTTTTTGACCCGCGGACATAATATCCTCAAGAAGTTTCGTCGCAGGATCGGCCTGCGGCTCGTCGTTTTCGTCGGCCATGTAGGTTATGCGACCGTTAGCGTCGCGGGAATTAAACGATATTTCAACGATTGCCGGAAAACGCTTCGGGTGCGTACCCATATGTGCCAGGTCGGCTTCTATCGCCACTCGCAGCTTGTCGGCCGCGGTTGGTGCGGCATCAACAACCGCCTGCACATGCTGAATGCGATCCATCGAAATAGTCATTAAAACTTCGTACAGAAGCTCTTTTTTATCTTTAAAATGATACGATATCAGGCTTGGGCTGATTTTTGCGTGCTTGGCAATTCGATTAAACGAAAGGTTGATATAGCCGTAGTCAGCCAAAACCTCAATCGTCGCCTCGACAATCTGGGCGCGACGCGCTTGTTCAATAAAACTACGCACTGGCGCAGATTGGTCATCTGTATTATTTTTTGAATGCATGACCAAAATATAACATATGCGTTCAATATATACAAGATTTTATTGTTAAACGATTGGTGTCCAAAATTTACGCGCGTGATAAAGTAATATTATATGAGCAAAATTATCCTTGAAATCACCATGTCACTCGACGGGTTTGTTGCCGGTCCAAATATTAGTATCGAAAACCCGCTAGGCGAGGGTGGCGAGCGTTTGCACGACTGGCTTTTTAGCGCCAAAACCAGCGTCGACGACGCGGTATTAGCGGCAGTACACGACAACGCAGGGGCTGTCGTTGTTGGTGGTCGCACCTACGCTATTGCAATAGACGACGCATGGGAAGGCAAGACACCATTTGATATTCCGGCTTTCGTTGACACCTACGCGCTGCCAAACACAGAAAAAGAGGGCTTTACCTATATAACCACCGGCCTAGAAGATACCATCGCCCAGGCAAAAAAGACCGCAGGCGAAAAGGATATTTGGGTTATGGGTGGCGGCAGTACGGTTGCAGCTTGTATCGAAAACGGATGGTACGACGAAATCTATCTGCACGTTGCACCGGTTTTGCTAAAACAAGGCCTCTATCTTTTTGATCACTTAAGCGACCAGCGCGTAGAGTTTAAAAACCTGGGTGCTAGCCAAAGCCCGCAGGCAACGCATATTGTTTTAGGCAAGATTTAAAAGAGCACGACTATTTAATAAGCTGCTGTACCGACCACGTATTTCCATCTGGATCACTGAAAAAGGTAAAGATTCCCCATGGCATGGTTTGTACCTCTGAAGCCTCGACACCGTTCTTTTTCAGCTCATCGTAGACCGCCTGCGTGTCGTCGACAACCACCTGAAGACCCTGTTGGCTACCCGGCTTCATCTCGGTAACGCCTTCGCCGATAACAATCGAACAAGCCGAACCCTCTGGCGTTAGCTGCACAAACCGCACAGATTCGCTAACGCGGTGGTCGTGATCAAGATTAAAGCCTACTTTGTTCGTATAAAAATCGATTGCTTTATCTACATTTGTCACCGGCACTGGTACAAGTTCTAATTTCATTTTCATATTGTTTCTCCTTTGCTTTGTTGATACATGTATTTAAACACGCACAGCAAGGGTGAGTTTTGTAAAAAAACGACAATCTATAACTTGTGAATATAGCCGGTGGCCGACGATCCCGCGCCCATGATCTTTTTGAGATCTTTGGTAAGGTGGGACTGATCAGTATAGCCCACCTCGGCCGCCACTTCGGCGGTTACCGTTCCGGCCTGTAGCATTGCCACTGCGTCTTGCGCTCGCCGTATTTTGCCCAGCGCCTTACGACTAATGCCCGTCACCTCGTGGAAATGCCGCTGCATCGTGCGACTCGACATAGCTTTGGGGCGGCCTTCGAGTACCGAAGCCACTACATCATCTTGCTTCAAAATCCCCGCAGAAACCATTGCCTCTACAAGTTTTTCTGCCGTGTCGTATTCGGGAAACTCAAATGCATGATCCAGCAAAATAAAACGCCCCGCAGTATCGTTTGGCAACATAATTGTCGCATCGACCAATTCATCACCCTTAAATCCCGCCAAGTACGCACTTGCCGTAAAAGAAATAACTACAGCGCTTGTGCCAGCAGCGTAGGGCACAGGCAAATACTTCGTCTGTTGTCCCGCGAGCATCATCATCCGGGTGCCATCTTGCAATTGCAGGGCAAGCAAATCCCACGCGCAATCGGGCGTTGCAATATACACGCCATCGGTAATGTTTTGCGTATGCCACACGCGGGCAATTAAAGGGCTCGCCGACAACCGGCTGGTGTGTTTTTGGGTCATGTATCTATTCTATACGAAAGTATGTTCAGGGGCTTATCTACTAAAAGGTATTCACGAACGTAATATATATCCAAAGGAAATAGAGTACCGACCCCACGCCAATAATATCCAAAAGGATGATAATCCGCCTTAATACTTCTGATTTGATCTTATTCTTCAAAACAGCATAAGAACATCCTATAGCTACAGAGTACGGAAGAGCATACACTAGGTACAGTGCATTTTTGCTAATTATTGCAACCCACCCAATAAGCAATACAGCCAATGCCATGATAGTAATACTGATCGTCAGTGCCTCGTACTTAAGACTATTGTTAGCTGTATTTGGTTTTGTCATGACATTTAGTATAAAGCATTACGGATCGAGAGGAGTAACTACTGCGTCCACCAAGATACTGGCTCTACGACTGAGGCTCCACTTACATGAACCCCTGCAGCGCCCTTCGATATTGCTTCGTCGTAGGTCGCTTGGTCGGTAATAACATGTCCAATAACAGGCTTTCCAAGTGCAATCGCTTCATTCCAAATAGCCTGCGATGCGCTACGGACCATGCCAATAAGTGTCCAATAAGGACCCCAGGTTTGAAGATTGCCGTTGCCTCCTTGGGCAGCCGACGCATCCTCCGCATAGAAGTAGCCCCACGTTTCAAAACCCAGAGCCTGGGCGGCTGTAGATAGTGCTGTTGCACCTGAACCGCCGCCGCTATATTTAATAATCACTCTTTCAGAGGCCAAGTCGTTAGAGACCATGTTTAAAAATTCAGTTCGGTACGAACCAAGAGTGTATTTTGGGTCTATAACAAAAATATGAGTGCTTCCGTAGGCGGCGACAATTTCTTCCCAACGCATATACGGCTGTGGATCGCCAGGTCCAATAAGGTTTTGCTGCGCTTGAATTTGTGCCCATGTTTGACTCGAGGCATTTCCATAGGTTCCGCCCGAGGTTCGATCGGTTGAGATATCGTGAAGACCAAACCACACGCCATCACTTGTTCGGGCTAACGAAACTTCCAACACACCGTAGCCCCGCACAACCGCCTGAGTATAGGCAAAGAGTGACATTTCGGGATATGAAGCAGACCCGCCTCGATGCGCCCACGTAAACCCAGGGGTTGCGAGCATCTCGGCTACAGAGTTAAATCCACGTCGAACCGGAATAACGTTCGCAGGAGTGCGCGGACCATCTATAGACGTATAGTAGAGGCGCGTTTCAGCCCCGTTGCCATCGGCCTCGGGATATCCCGCTCCAGTTGGATCTGGCGGATCGACACCCCCTCGTAGCGCAATACCCTGAGCAACAGCTGCTGTTGGGGAACCCCAAGTCATACTTACTGCGCCCACTGGCGATGCAGCCACCTCTTGAGCACCCACCCAAGTATATGTCCTTGATACAGTAATATTTGCCGATGTCACCGCTTGCGCGGCTTCTGTATATCCCGTCGGATACGTGAGAGGGATATGGTCATTATTTGCCGTAAACTCCGATCCGGCCGCAAAAAGAGCAAGCACCGGAGGGTCGGCAGCCGTATAAGATCCAACCTCTCGGCCAATTGTCGCCGAAGCTCCATTTAGTACTGCATTTCCACTATAACTATCGTAAAAACCAGCCACTGGGTTCACAAGATCCACTCCGCGAACAATAAATGCCAAGACTATACACCGATTAGTTCCGGTCGTAGTAGTAACCGAGAACACGTAGTTAGCAGGCTCAGACGAGGCGTCCGTTACTGCATGACCATAGTATCCGTTCACCCTAAACGATGTATTATTCGCCAGAAACGCCGTTCCTAAGTGATCGAACCCAGGGCTTGACGGCTCGGCGGATGCCGTAGAGCTTTGATTACGCACAAAAACGACAATATAATCGCCGTCTACGACACCAGAAGGGCGGGGAATTGAAACTAAGGCAACACCAGCAGACGTTACACCGATGAAAGATGTAAAAGAACCGACTACCGATGGCGCCGCCATTAGGCCGCCCTTACGATTACCAGCGTATCAACCGGAGTTCCCGGAGGAATTTCGCTTAATGCATCAACGAAAATAATTGGATTCGCAACCGCAGTTATGGCTGCGTTCACCCCGGCAGCAGTCACCGCCTTTGTTGTATCCGTTCCAGCAATAGCTTCGCTGGAACTAGCAAGTTGCACGACGCCCTTTGTTGAAGACGAGGCATCGGGAGCGGCACTCGAAATACTGTCAGCCTTAAGTGTTCCACTAGGATTATGCGATACGCTTAAGTACTCGTTAAGAAGGAGCCCCCATTGCCCGTCGTCACCGCCTGGTTCGGGTAATCGTGCCACGATGCTACCTTTCTACTTAAACGCTATAAAGATAGTATAGCAAAAACGCTAATGGATTTAAAAACCGCCCAGTTTCAAGAACACACCCCCTCCGGATCAGGCTAGCGCTGGATAGCCCTCAACCACAATCAATGTGCGCAAGCACCTCTATTGACATATATGTTAGAGTATGTTATAAATAAAATGAACACTGTAAGCCGACACCCCGTATCGGGAGAGTCTCGTATGAGTTCAGAAGAGAGCCGACTGGAGATCGCTGCCACGGTGCTTACTCGCGGCTTCCGCGACCACTGCGTTCGGATCGCCCTGGAGGCTGGTGTGATCGACATCGATCGCGCTGCCGCTCTGCGAAAGAGCGACAACCTTCAGGAAGTGGTCGATGCACTGGGTGAGGACCTGCAGACATACGCCCACGGTCAACGCCTGACGCCCGAACAGTTCGACGTCCTCTGCAACGCGATCTTCCCCAATCCACTCAACTTCATCTAGCGCTGCCCGCGCTTCCACCCCGCACCATACTACAAGAGACACCTCGTGCCTGTAGTGTGGCCGGGGTGTTTCCTCTTTTACACCAAAGTCCATAAAACAGCCCACCCCTTTAATAGCATTTTTAATCATCTGCGCGTATTCTTCCTACTCAAGGGTATTTGGATGGCGTACTCTTAGATGCTAGTATTAATATTATGATAAACAAGCCTAAAGCAACGGTACAACCAAAGCATCTTAGATCAATCTTAATTACTGCAGGCAGCATTCTGACTTTTGGTTGGGCTCTGCTTCTTGCAATTACGACATGGCTAAGCGACCTGCCGTGCGCAATTAGCCCCACTAGCTGCGCGGATGGAGTGGCATTGGCTAATTTTATACTTTACAGTCCCATCATCACCGGAGCATTTATACTCCCAATAGGTTTTATATATGAGAATAAAATGTCACGAGAAGCTAAATTTGGCATAACACTAGTTGCTGCCGGTTTACTATTCTTTATTGCCTTTTGGCTTATTGTTTTTACCGGTATCTCTATCCACGGCCTTAGGGGTTAGATAGGAAAAAACATAAAATGATATGAAGAAACCCTCAGCTCAGCTCCACCTGGTTGGCGGAACTGGAGCTGAGGGTTTTGACTCTTCAGTCATTCAGTCTTACGGCGTCAGCATCGCAGCCACTGCAATATCTGCGTAGGCCTGCTGACCATATTCGTTCGGGTGAAGCGTGTAGGCCGGATGCCCAGCCCACTGATCGAGGTTGTGGAAGTAGGAACTTTCAGGATCAGCACACACAGTATGTCCATCGAACGGGGAACCGTTCTCATTGACAGACACGTAGTGAAGCCGCTGGGAGTAGTCCGTATTGATCCCACGGACTGTGTCGACGACGTCTGCAATCTTGTCGTCCAACTTGGTCACGACATCGCGAGCCGCTTGAGCGTCGGCCCAGTACATCGGGAT is a genomic window containing:
- a CDS encoding TetR family transcriptional regulator gives rise to the protein MHSKNNTDDQSAPVRSFIEQARRAQIVEATIEVLADYGYINLSFNRIAKHAKISPSLISYHFKDKKELLYEVLMTISMDRIQHVQAVVDAAPTAADKLRVAIEADLAHMGTHPKRFPAIVEISFNSRDANGRITYMADENDEPQADPATKLLEDIMSAGQKSGEFGEFDVEHAALIIDAARDNFLALLPLRPNADLERFSNNLVETALMIVKKGDKK
- a CDS encoding ATP-binding cassette domain-containing protein, coding for MNGELAIEAKGITKFYGKRTILKDINLRVKKGSVFAVLGPNGAGKTTAVRILSTLTKLDSGEVYVAGHALALEVGAIRSKISLTGQYAAVDEKLTGRENMSMIGELCGINKKETKERTQQLLAQFDLLDDADKISGTYSGGMRRKLDLAMSLINSPEIIFLDEPTTGLDPRSRRAMWEIIGGLRKKGVTIFLTTQYLEEADQLADTIIVIDDGVVVAEGTPEELKRRVGDRSLQLTFATQKEAEVAASLFKPGDVLSKKGGVTVSIKTDGSVAHTKKVMDTLHAAGSNPSDMTFHAPSLDEVFFALTGNNDKKKDDSHENEAI
- a CDS encoding VOC family protein; the encoded protein is MKMKLELVPVPVTNVDKAIDFYTNKVGFNLDHDHRVSESVRFVQLTPEGSACSIVIGEGVTEMKPGSQQGLQVVVDDTQAVYDELKKNGVEASEVQTMPWGIFTFFSDPDGNTWSVQQLIK
- a CDS encoding isoprenylcysteine carboxylmethyltransferase family protein; the protein is MSTIKGYIAAYIMKNKPLNTLPDLTLFASIIIALLLGKLFPDTQLSAATVSSVVGAVLIVGSLGLSMAILAFMIRRGGSTDVVKTSKLLITDKYFRLSRNPLYLVELLFVVGVATFAGSPVSFIGPAIYFLVLNFVVIPHEERELEKVFGNKYLQYKQSTRRWL
- a CDS encoding dihydrofolate reductase family protein, which encodes MSKIILEITMSLDGFVAGPNISIENPLGEGGERLHDWLFSAKTSVDDAVLAAVHDNAGAVVVGGRTYAIAIDDAWEGKTPFDIPAFVDTYALPNTEKEGFTYITTGLEDTIAQAKKTAGEKDIWVMGGGSTVAACIENGWYDEIYLHVAPVLLKQGLYLFDHLSDQRVEFKNLGASQSPQATHIVLGKI
- a CDS encoding ABC transporter permease, coding for MIKRSIKHDLRSVDALAMSIILPVMLLVLFTTIFGGAINTGTEYINYVVPGVFMVCLSFGTAGTAVSVCDDNMKGIIDRFRSMPINSSSVLTGHVVASMIRNTFAMIVVSLLAIALGFRPTADFADWLGVFGILWLLMLALTWAAAAFGLFVKNIEAAGSFMFTTMLFPYLSSSFVLISTLPDWLEGFAREQPINHAVEAIRALLLNGTVGDHAWITAIWCLGITAVMYAIARMLFQRQTA
- a CDS encoding AraC family transcriptional regulator, producing MTQKHTSRLSASPLIARVWHTQNITDGVYIATPDCAWDLLALQLQDGTRMMMLAGQQTKYLPVPYAAGTSAVVISFTASAYLAGFKGDELVDATIMLPNDTAGRFILLDHAFEFPEYDTAEKLVEAMVSAGILKQDDVVASVLEGRPKAMSSRTMQRHFHEVTGISRKALGKIRRAQDAVAMLQAGTVTAEVAAEVGYTDQSHLTKDLKKIMGAGSSATGYIHKL
- a CDS encoding SDR family oxidoreductase — translated: MAIILSLRGKTAIVTGGANGIGRATAEQLAQAEATVIIFDIDDEAGQMVAAQGTNIHFIHCDMGNKQDIDRAYHEAIDSNKKIDILINNVGIEVLDGHIMEMSEQGIANMEQVNVQGPFHLTRRIMNHMQKHGGCITFVASTQALIVEGAPSVYNIQKNTILGMVKAFAVAGGPFGIRVNAVSPGAIATEGMGSAESAGEERIRAINHNTPLGRRGRPEEVAHEIINLCFAKYTTGDNRLVDGGFSKVALPVELRPSKRSVLNDPDAAFFNHISRE